The genome window TGAGCATAAACTTCATACTCTTTTCACAAAATGCAAGACATTAAGTATAGTGCACTACATAGTAAATAGCAGTGGTGGAACAAGTactaagtaaaagtatcaatacaacaatgtaaaaatactccattacaagtaaaagtcctgcatttaaaatcccaCTGAAGTtaaagtatagaagtattaccagctaaatgtacttaaagtactaaagtaaaagtactcgaTTTGCAGAAAGTCAGTGATGActgatatatttaataaatttaacaaagtactttgttaatactgatgagtcaatacataagcagcattttattgttgtggCTGTTCAAGGTGGAGCCAGTTGGAACTACACTGAGGGTCATAAGATCCATCTGAGGGGTCTTGAAACGATAGATTtggtaggaaagaagaaaaagcataGTGTTGCTACATACATTTAGATTCATTTGAACCTCTGCATGTTTGTGAAATACTGAAGAGTTTTTACCTTTTGGgcctcaaacagttatttttcTGACACCCTGTGAGGGGAAGTTCAAACAACAGtactgatggattttaaaactcATTTTGCTGTTGAAGCTTTAATTACCGACCATGTGAACGTGAGTGAATCTACATTTTCACATCAATGTCATCATTTAACGTTATTTAAGTGAATTCTGCTACGTGTTTTATAAAGTctcacatacacagacattGGATGACAGGACGTTAAGTTGCTACTCTGCTATTTATCTGATACGAGAGGGTCGATCATGTCTTAAAATGAGCTCTTTCACAAGTGTTTCCTAGTTTATTAAACCAATTCTGTGCATAGGAGATGACGATTGAGATATTCAATTAATTACAGTCATGTTGGAAGGCTGAACAAGAAGTGCGTTTCTCTCTCTGCGTGTTTTACTTGTGCTGCTAAATTAATCTGACAGCATTCAGTTCAGACTCGTGTCGtgttacagaaatgttacaTGTCTGACCGAGTACATTTGCAGTCGtgacttttatgtaaaagtgaCTAAGGTGCTTAATCAGACATAAGCCCAACATGTTCAACTGTCATCAGATTAACGTAAAGGGctgcatgtctgaaaggggcATAAAGGCAGTCTTACCTTTATCAACAATTTTCCATCTATGATGTCAAATCCAAAATGTTTCCTCACATTACTTCTCAAATGGTTTGGCAgcctggtcactgtagtttttaatcAAACCTtgctcaaacaggaggaaatagtgcatttgttatTTTCAGCGGCAGATTCATctacatttggtgctctagtgagtagcagcagcaggacggtgtgtgtgtgggattgggTCAAattaaactacagtgtgtgtgttcatggtaatgaaggaacatgtccgCCGGTGCAGCAGTGTGTCCCAccgatgtgttttaatagtttttggacaacgatGGAGCTCTACAGCCAAGAGGAGgaagatacagtatatcaggctttggaaacacacatgatacttgttagtagatcagttcattgttggtttcgGGTCTGAACATGGAACAGTAAGAAAACgacagaatatcaccagactaaTCCTTTAAACGCTGGGAGTGTAACATGTAAACaacgattatttttattattgattattttctcgattaatcattttgtctacaaaatgtctgaaaatagtgaaaaatgacagttataattttccaaaatagaaggtgatgtcttcaaatgactaacagtctgaaaaaaatctgaacattGAGTGAATTTGCAGCAGCTGACATGATCACAAAATTCTTCAAAGGACTGATTTATGTTACAAGCTGCCAAAGTTGTGGAAAATCAaacaagaagcagcagcagcagcagggggtGCCCCCGTAGCTTAGAGGTTAAGATGCCACGCATGAACCGCTACATCCCCAAGTCCAGCCAGAAACCTACCAAtcttcctcatttcctgtcctctctctgcTATCtgtaataaaggcataaaaatatcctcaaacagcagcagcaggaagtaGATGCCACTATACACTGTATGGTGGGTATGCATGACATCATCGCACATGGAAGTCTCTTTGGTCACGCCCACAGGtattcacagaaagaaaaaaaacaaaaaaaacatggaggGCAACACTAACAAGGTAGCATAAAGAGCTGTTGTGTGATTGAACGTTGAAACTTCTTCAGACTGCTGAGGACCAGAGAGCATCAGCCAGAAATCACTGAGACATTTGCCATTTTGTATCAGGTACGTTCCATTTTTGGGTAAAAATCATAGCTTATGTTCTTTTTTCCACCACTCCATCTTGACTGCTGTTCTGTTGTTCTCTGTATGACAGATTTTCATTCTGCTTTAAAATAAGACCAGGTGTCTGGTCTCTCGTATGCTTTAAGGCTTTGTATAGTCGGCTTCATAAAGGTTgaaattaagtacatttacattaaagaaagaaatatttctgGCCAAATCTGAATATCTACCGACTCTTACAGATTATTGCTGATTGTGATGGAGTTTTTAAAGATAatagtttgttttcttctcatgTTTCCATCAGTTTTGACTTTTCAAAATCAGCCAAGTGGATGaactttttccatttctgctcagttttttttgcacaaaactcAGCACTgagcaagagaggagagaagtgtCTGCGACTAAGCGTCCTGATGACGTGCATCCTTTAGCATATCAATACAGAGCGTTCTGGCCAATCATCAAGCAGCTGCTACCGTATCCGGTCCAATCAGACAATGGATTCTTCTACACCTGCTTAGTTTGTATGAGAAGACATTCTGCTGCACAGCACAGcactgaagacaaacacatgtGCTCaggtcatttttgtttgttctatATTTTCACCTGCAGGTATTTGATCGTATTTacaaagtggcaaaaaaaatcttgcaaGTTCAAAAAATCACACTTTACCTCGCTAATAGCTATATCATTATATTCCTAAAAACTGCAACAATGCAAAAACAAAGTTGTATAATTATGTCGTAAAATTAGgtctgcaactaataattaatttaattatctattggttattttttcagttaattaaTCGTGTAGTCAATAAAATGTTCGTCTTCATTTCCCAGAGTGCAAGAAtatatcttcaaatgtcttgttgtgttctatcaacagtccaaaacacaaagctgtTTAGTTTACATGATAtcaaactgagaaaaactggAAGCAGCAAATGTTTCCCTCAACTCAAAAATGTACTTTCACACCAAATAAAAGTACTGTGCAAACAACCACTGCTGCTATATTCATGACAGTTTGTACGTTTGATTCTGTTCAGTCAGACAATAGAGAAATACTCACTACTAAGAGCCAGCAGCTGaatccacaaaaacaaatgtgcaaaatgtcttttctcaatatttatcatttatttatttaaaaagatttgcaattatttgtcaaaaacagattttttttttttttaaaaggcctCGTTTTTCTactcataacaacaacaacaacgttGGTCCCACCTTTTTACACTGAAAATATCAAACAACACTATAACTCCTGGTTTGTGTGAGTGGCGTCTTTACAGTAGtctgaaataaaaagcagaaagaaaaaaaacaatatgagtAAAAGTGTTGAGGTTTATAAGTTGCCTATGTTAATAAATAGGTagataaatgaaaaatagagGTTTTAATTCAGATGACACTTTTTGGCACAATGTTGGAAGGATACTCTGTTTTATAGTGGACACAATGTTGATTCATTATACAGATAAGAAGAATTTAGTTTGCCGTTTGGTTTTAGGGAGTTCATCGTGATCATTTGTGCAATTGAGGCATTTAAACATTGGAAACATTTATTCTAGAGCACTTCTTCAGTTTGTATACTATTAATACCTCAATAAGATTACATTTACCATTGAAATTTTATAAAGACAATGGTTTATTGTACTGATGCACTGTCAGGGATTCTCACTAAATGTTATTACATAAGGCTCTAGAAGTCAAAGCCAACATCCAAAACCACCTCTAATGATTACACACTGTAGGAAatagaaatgaatgaaacaactTATTCCTTTTACAACACAGCATGAGGTCATTAGTGTTTTACAATATTACTGAACATGCTTGGATCCATGTATTCAGTGAATCTAATCTAAATGCCTCTAGTGGAAGTTCAGGCTGATATAGATATCCTGTGTTGAGGGGAGGGTGAAAATGGCTGTAGAGAGAATATGAAAGAAACGGCTGCATCATATCTGTGGTAGAGAATGTGTGAAGAAGCTGTGGTACCTGAGACTCTGTTGCATAACTCTTGGTGCACATGCTCTGTGTCCTGGCTGAACAGAGAGATGATAtcatcctccagctcctccacgATGGATtcacactgagagaaaaaacacaaatggagAAGAAATACTTGGCCTGGAGGAAACCGAGCTGAGGCAAGCTCGGCCAtgcatacacaacacacacactgtgttcaTCACGTCTTTTCGCACAATGGTGGGTGCGCTGTTTTCAGGGCGGTGgccattttttcccccactgtTTGCCAAACTATTCAGCCATTTTGACAACTCTGCTCACTGCTACACCACAGCGGGTTGGATAATATTACCTTTAACCTGTGACTCTCATTCTATTTGCATTGAATGTATTTTAGCCAGTAGTCATGGGGAgaattttggaaatattttctCAAGAAGGACTTGTTAAGAAAGCACTGATCTCACGAGCAACGTGTAAAAGCCTACATGCCTGTGATGTGAATTTTCAGCGTAAAAGTTCAATTTATTAAATGCAGACCGTTAATAATTATTTGAAACTTGCATggattttgaaatgttttcctgATCTAGGCATGGAGCTGCAGCATCCCACTAACCctaaatatagtatatatatgtatgtatatatatatatatatatatatatatatatatatatacacacacacgtgcttTGCCTCAATTTACACATCAGCTTCAGTGTGCACAATTCTTAATTCAAACAGACAAAGTCAcgattttgacctttttttttagatacaAAACACCAAATCACATGTTCAGTGCTCAATATACAGTCGACTCATATTAGCACAAGTTCAGATGATTATTACCATACATACAGCTCACTGACAGAATGTAACTTGATTTTACCATCATTATTAGCATTGCAACATAACTGCTAATTACCTCATCACTATTGTGATACACTGACTTCCTTTATTTACTGTCAAAAGGTTGTAATGCACCAAGcttctttaataaaaacaaacgtTGTGGAAACGGAACAGATAAAGTAAAGCGACACACAGTCATTATTTTACCTTGTATGAATGGAGAGTTTCTATGCATCATTTTGTGTGAAACGTTTTGCACATTGAAACTCTGTTGTGTGATAAGGAGCAATAAGCATATGTATAAGCATATCTATAAGCATATGTATAAGCATATGTATAAGGAGTGATTTTGTAACACGAAAACATGCTAAAGCCACAAAACAACTGGGATTCTGTTCTAATTCACTTTTACTTTGTAAAAGTATCTCATTGAAATCTGTTCTGAAGAGATAATCGCCGTATTGTACAACTCTATACATTGTTAGCAATAAGTCAGATGAGTATCTATTATCTATATGTTATTATCTAGAATGGATGTCACATCAAATGTAGTAAGTCCAGAATTAATATGAGACAGCAGTAGACTCTGATACTCTGGTGTTCAAATCATCCGCAATGTTTGTATGAAACTGCATTGAAGTATGTAGAAATCTGAATGTGACAatattcaatttttttattatctgaaAACAATCCAGGAATATTATATcgattttttttcccattcataaaaaacaatgcaaatgaTTTAGTCACATGACACAACATGGTATAATCTGGCAAAGTAACGCCAGCATTAGTGTTTTATGAATCAGTGATTCATAAAACAGATCGCAGCACACAAACTTATGCAAAGTTATGAGTTGCTGTTAAATATCTTGACCTTCTACCTGTTGACTGACGCTGTCAAAACTAGCTTGCTAATATATGGAGCAGTTAGgactgaagagcagcagaggcagagctgTAGCTTACACTGAGGACAATGAGGTCATGTCCGCGTTATTTTGTCGGGGCATTTAGGGGTTTCACAAACTTTTCATTCTACAATTAAAAACCTCCTAATGGCAGGTATTTTACAGGCTGATGCCAGCATGTTTAGCCTCAATATACATACATTTGAGTACTCTGAGGCcaacaaaatataattaataaacaCCTGGGTATCGGTGCTTATTGGAAGGACGTGAattcatgacctcagtatttcttaAATTCTGGCTAATGGCTAAGGTAATATGGAAAATGTACAACACATGCGATCTGACAATCAAAATGCTGTTTGATAATGATGTATATTAGTCTTAttttaaatgacacatttcacaaaattacctcaaattacaaaatgcTGTGCTGATAATGATGAACCAAGGAAACGAGATTGTTTAGGTTGTATAATGAGATATTTTCCACTCACTctaaactgcatgaatactaTAAATAGTGAAACACATATATAGTATGTCTCCATGTAATCTGATATACAGTTCATTAAATAAAGTCAtagcaacatttaaaaaagatagTCGGCTTTAATACAGTGTTTGGCTCCCAACAACTGTTAAGTTTGGAAGTTGTGTTACAGCTTGTAATGCTATTACTATCACTACTTCCTGGTTGCAGAGTTGATTGCATTACCATTGGACTGGCTAcagatgtttcctagcaactgATTTACACATTTCTGTTCCTTTCTAGCAAAGGTTTAAGGTTTAGTAGATCTAAGATTTTAGTATTAACTAAGAACATAgcaaagacatacagtacttaGTTGTGGATTAATCTGGTGCAACTCATGCCCCTAAATGAATCTATGCTTTCATGTTACAGCTCTATCACAAATACAGAATCTTCTACAGTGTAATTATGGATAATACACTTTTGCACTCACTGCGAATTTCAAGGCATTGGAAGCGTCAGGTCCATCAAACTGGAAGTTTTTAAAGTCAGGGAAGTCCCCGGTGGCCCCGCTGCTTCTGGGAGCAAACCTCATGTACTGTTTCTGCTGGGTGTCGGGGTCCACGTGGAGGGCGTAGTCGCTCATGCTGCTGCACACGCCATCCAGGAGCTCACTGAGGTGAGTCTCTGAGCGAGCCAGCGGTACCTGGCCACACAAccgagagagaagagaaaaagatggagaCCAGACGTCGAACTTGTTTGGTGGCGTGAGTGTACCGATGTCCTGGGCTTCAGTCTGGCCTGATTCCTTTGTCATATGTCATTCTCCTTATTTTTACAATGTTTCCTAtactataaaacaaaaacaggcaaATGAAAGTTGGGTACgcctaaaaaggaaaaataggttgtaaaaatattaaaaataagagAAACATAACAGAAACAGATAGCTaatgaggagggaaaaaaatctgtctaATATTAAAAGCCCTCCTCAGAGTGTGGGTTGCCCTGGTGTCAGCTGTGTTACACCACAGGGCTCTATGTGGGTCAACAGGGTGACCTCTTGTTTCCGCTTTGTTTTCTCCATCCTCACTAACAAACCTCACCCTCCAACTCTGACTTTTAACCTGTGTGAATACCCTCCCCACCTCTCCGTCCAAACTCCACCATCCTCTTCCTGTCCCCCCTTTGAGGACCAAACAGTGAAGCAGCCATGTCTAGACGGGTCAAGACAGGTGCAGCGCGCTGCTCCCACCACTCCCGGAAGGAGAGCGGGTGACAGGGGTGACACCCGGGGGGTGAAGGGGCGAGGATGGGGCGGTGAAAAGGGCGAAAGGGGGGAGGGCTCTTTACACCTCTGACTGGGctggtaaaaaacaaaaattgaggGTTTGGTTTCCTGAGGAGGGTGGtggtcagaggaggaggagatgggagAAGCAGGAGGCCTCAACAGAAGCCAAGTGCAGGGTAAACAGCTCGTCTTCTCAGCCCCCAcacttcttcctctgctgcttttttggCCCATtcaccccccgccccccctccaTCCACCAATGATCAAAGGAGGAAATCTTCCTTGTCCTCTGTGGTCAAAAGGTGGTGGGGTGAGGGTGGGGGGAGGGTTAGGGGTGTAcagcacagagaggaagaggggagggtTGGAGGGCATCTTGCAGATGAACTGGATTTTGTAACATTGTAGATATATTCCCTGACcccttttgtctcttttcagaATTGGCTGTGTTCCCTTCCGGGCCAGGCCTACTGAttacattatacacacacacacacacacacacacacacgcattttTAGATGTCACAAAGTGACAAAGGGCCTCTGCGCCATCTGTTGTCCAGCAAATCCTTCCTTCACGTTCTCCATTTTTCTGCCTCTGACTCTGCTCAACAAATAGCTTCTTcatagtaaaaaataaatctaaccAATCACTAATCCCTCTGTCTTTAAGGTCGACCCCACCTCTTTCACTTCTGATTCATTCAGGAGAAGATCCCTTGAGCTTGACAACATTGTTGTGctgagaaggaaggaaggaaggaagttgGCCGGTCAACAGAATGTGTTACAGCAAGGGGCCAAAGGTTGAAGGCCGAGCACGGAGGGATGTAGGTCAAGCCGGCCAATGACGATGAGGTTCACCTATCAATCATAATCTGGTTGTGATGACTCTGACACCAGCGGTGGCATATCATCCGCTGAATGAGTGAAATTAGTGATTATGTTTAGTCTAGCATAATTATAGGACAGACATtttgagctgcaactaacaattactcTCATTATCCACTGAGGTGCAATTCATTAACTaaaatatttggttgaaaaaaatacagaaaattgtGCAAATGCCCAAGTTGATCtatttaaatatcttgttttgtctgttgtttgaccaacagtccaaaactcaaagacagATGAGTTTCCTATTATTAACTAGAATTGTTAAGATTGTtggcgattcattttctgtcacttgaaTGATCTTCTACAAACATTAATAATTAGTTTGACAAAATAGTTTTAACTCAATGCCTACTTACTAGCTTTtactggagctttcaaccacatcttaCAGTCAGCCGGAGTTTGCTCATTTGTCTTTAGTTAGTGGCCAACAATAAGTTTGAAGTATTTTCTAAATTCATATTATTATCAAAGCACTATTTCTAAGGTAATGAATGAACTTCCAAATTCAATGAGGTCATATTTCATATTGTGATATTCTACCCAAAAgtggttttatatatatatatatatatatatatatatatattgtatagaAGCTATTtggttaataataatattctgtCATGTTCTGGAAGTCCAGGGTAGATGCTTTGTTCAGCAGCCCCTTTGAATCCTGATTATGTTTATTAGGGGACAGAGCTCTAAGGCACTGGAAAAAAGGTCAAGCTGCCAGATTTGAAAGACTACATAACATAGCATCTTTAAGGTAGCTTGGTTGGGATAAAAGCTTTAAATttgtaaaagcttttaaatttgCAATATCCTCGTGGGACCTTTTTTGGACTTAAAAATTGACTAAGTGCTTGTTTAGATAACAATCATGACTGAGAACCTCTTGTGAATGTGACaggttttcttttcattgttgACTGAGTCTCCCATGTCTTTTagtaatgtctttaaaaaaaatactgtattacaAATTAAAGTCCTCCATTCAAAATTTGACAGAAGTAGAAATATAGAAGTACTATCAGTAAAATGTACTATATATATCaagtatcaaaaataaaatgtatactgaaatggaaaaatgaCCCCTTTCAGTGGCTGTGTCATTTATCATTGTATATtatatgattattattgatgcattagcATGTAAGTCACATTTAACTCATTTATATAGTGTT of Thunnus thynnus chromosome 12, fThuThy2.1, whole genome shotgun sequence contains these proteins:
- the cnpy1 gene encoding protein canopy-1; its protein translation is MASWIIQMTVMVLSVFISSCQGKKDKVLYCSACKAIVDELNYSISQVDPKKTINIGSFRLNPDGTMQDKKVPLARSETHLSELLDGVCSSMSDYALHVDPDTQQKQYMRFAPRSSGATGDFPDFKNFQFDGPDASNALKFACESIVEELEDDIISLFSQDTEHVHQELCNRVSDYCKDATHTNQEL